The nucleotide sequence ACAAAAACCTTGTGATTTAGTTAATCttgacttctctttttttttttgtgacagaAATCACGGAAGTCCACCAACAGTGTTGGTTCATATGCAGTGCAGTGTGGTGAATGTTTTAAATGGAGGCTAATTCCAACAAAAGAAGAATATGAGACTATCAGGCAAAACTTCATTGAGGATCCATGGTTCTGCCACAAAATTCCAAATCTTTCCTGTGATGATCCTGGTGATATAGAGTATGACAATAGTCGAGTTTGGGTTCTTGATAAACCAAACTTGCCCAAGACTCCACCTGACACTGAAAGGCGGCTAGTTATGAGATCAGATTACTCTAAAATGGATGTGAGCTATATTATGCCTAACGGAAAGAAAGTAAGGAGCTCAGTGGAGGTTGACAAGTTTCTAGAAGCATATCCAGAATACAAGGGTAAAATGTCTGTGGCAGATTTTAGTTTTACATCTCCAAAGATTCCTGAAGAGATGGTTCCCAAGGATATGGAGGGCAAATCTTCATCAGCCAGAAGCAAGCGGTTGAAGACACAAAATTGATGCCATGCACAAATGTGGATTTTGTCTTGCCTGTAAGCAACCGAGCAACAGACTGAGTAATGCTTGTGGATGTTGTTCGTGTTTGTTCCCAGCTAGCAGGGAACATTCCCTGTGAACCGTAATGAAATATGTTGATCATCCAGACAGCATTTCAGTGACTGTTTCCC is from Musa acuminata AAA Group cultivar baxijiao chromosome BXJ3-8, Cavendish_Baxijiao_AAA, whole genome shotgun sequence and encodes:
- the LOC135644583 gene encoding methyl-CpG-binding domain-containing protein 4-like — its product is MEKSRKSTNSVGSYAVQCGECFKWRLIPTKEEYETIRQNFIEDPWFCHKIPNLSCDDPGDIEYDNSRVWVLDKPNLPKTPPDTERRLVMRSDYSKMDVSYIMPNGKKVRSSVEVDKFLEAYPEYKGKMSVADFSFTSPKIPEEMVPKDMEGKSSSARSKRLKTQN